The Triticum aestivum cultivar Chinese Spring chromosome 4B, IWGSC CS RefSeq v2.1, whole genome shotgun sequence sequence TTAGGTACATAAAAGAAATGGGGGTAGAGAGAGTGGGCGCGCCTCACAAGTTACCACAAACCAATTCTTTGGGTGGTTGCCTCCTTGGTTGCGCCTCACAAGTTGTCCACCTCAAATTATGAGTTGTCCATGCATGGAGCTCTTGTTAGAATTATTGTATAGGGATAGAAGAGGTGTGCTTAAACTTGTATCTATCTTTTCTTCTCTTTATCCCTTGTAACGACCTCTCCTGGTCGATCTCCTCATTCTGGTCGATCTCCTCCTCTCTCGATCTTCTCTGTAACTTGTCAACCAAGGCTTTGCCTCAATATATACAACGCGGCCCGAGATCAATCTTCTCTGTAACTTGTCAACCAAGGCTTTGCCTCAATATATACAACacggcccgagacaaagggttctacgcttcccaaaCTACTTTACATGGTaacagagcctcttcctcatcAGATCAAGAGAGATCGCATCTAGCTACCTTTCGCGACCGAGCCAtgtccaccacctccgcctccatgTCACCCAGCACCATGGGCgcgatcaccaccacctccttcgcCTCCACCTTTGCTTCCTCATCCACAGCCACCAACACTTTCCTCGGATCGCCACCACAGGAGAAGCTGACGAGGGGGAACTTCCTCCTCTGTAAAGCCATCGTGCTTCCCCAGATCAAGGGTGCCCAGATGGAGCACCACCTTGACGCCACGAGCCCGCCACCGTCGGCCACCCCCACCATCACCAAGGAGGGCAAAGAAGAGCAAGTTGTCAACTTCGCCCGCACCCTCTGGTATGCgcaacaacaacaacttcaaggGTTCTTGATGGGTTCCTTTTCCCACGAGATTCTGTCCCATACGCCGGTTGAGGTGTGGCGCGCCATCAACGGCATGTTCATCGCCCAGAGCCAGGCGCAGGCGATCAACACCCGCATCGAGCTCACCAACCTTAAAAAAGGTAACATGACCATGGCAGAGTACGTCGGCAAGATCAAAACCCTCACCGATGAAGTTGCTTGCACCGCCTCGACGCTCTCCGACCCGGAGATTGTCTCCAAAATTCTTGCCGGCCTCGACATGGAATATAATCCGGTCGTCTCTGTGTTGGCGGCACGAGTGGAACCCATCACGGTTCCGGAACTCCATAGCCAGCTGCTCAGCTTTGACGCCcgcctcaccctcctccacggcggcGATCTTCGGCAATCTTCTGCGTACTCCGCTTCCCGGGGACGCAGTCGTGGCCGTGGTCACCAGGGCACCTACCGCGGTGGCGGCCGTGGCCATGGTGCCTCCTTGGGCGATGGTGCCCGCTCTGGTGGTGGCTACGGCAACAACTACGACGGCGGCTACGGCAACAACCAGGGGGGTGGCGGCTTCAACTCCAACACTGGCAGCCGCAACTCCTCTTCGCGTCCTCGCCCTCGGTGCCAACTCTGCAAGAAGGCCGGACATGAGGTCCTCAATTGCTGGCATCGGTACGATGAAAACTTCGTCCCTGATTCCAAACTAGTTGCAGCTGCTATGCGCGAGCAAGGCGGGGACGGCATCTGGTACATTGACTCCGGTGCTACAGATCATGTCACTAATGAGCTAGAGCAACTTGATCTACGCGAGACGTATCACGACAGCGACCAGATCCACACAGCCAGCGGTAAAGGTATGGATATTTGTCACATTGGTCAAGTTTCGCTTAATTCCCCTAATCTTCAACGTGATCTTGTCCTTAAGGATGTTCTCCATGttcctcaaggtgacaaaaatctTGCCTCTATGTCTCGTTTAGCCACCGATAATGATGTtttctttgaaactcaccctcgctatttttttattaaggatcgggcaacgagggcACCTCTCTATCACGGTAGATGTGTTGGTGGCCTCTACCCCATCTCCTCCGGAGCTCTTAGCAACAAGCATCGTCGAGTCTACTCCGTCATCAAGCCCTCTTTCGAGcggtggcatcaaagattaggacatccCTCACCAGTCATAGTTAGGCAAGTAGTCAATAAAGACAAACTTCCTTTGTCACATAGTTCAAATAATGAGTCTGTTTGCGAAGCATGTCAATGTGCCAAGAGCCATCAGCTTCCCTATCCTAAGTCTACTAGTGTGTCTCATGCCCCATTACAATTGATCTTCAgcgatgtatggggtcatgctcgAGATTCTTTTGGTCGAAAAAAAGATTATGTTAGCTTCATTGATGATTACAGCAAGTTCACATGAATTTATTTGCTTAAGTATAAATCTGAAGTCTTTTCCATCTTCCAAGAGTTTCAGAAGCTAGTTGAGCGTCACTTTGATAGGAAAATTATTtcagtccaaagtgactggggaggggagtatgaaaaACGCAACTCCTTCTTCCGTAGCATTGGGATCACTCATTATGTGTCTTGCCCTCATGCTCATCAGCAAAACGGTtctgctgaacgcaaacaccgtcATATCGTCGAAGTTGGTCTATCCCTATTAGCTCATGCATCTATGCCTCTCAAGTATTGGGATGAGGCCTTCATCACAGCTACATATCTTATCAACTGTCTTCCCAATAAGGTCGTTGGCAATTCAACTCCTTTAGAACGATTGTATCATCAAAAACCAGACTACAACTCCCTCAAAAAAATTGGGTGTGCATGTTACCCCAACCTACGTCCATACAATCGCCACAAATTAGATTTTCGCTCCACACAATGTGTGTTTATTGGATACAGTAACCTTCATAAATGATATAAATGCCTTGAACCACCTCCTGGACACATATATATCTCCCGTGATGTTATCTTTGATGAAACATTATTCCCCTTTTCACTACTTCATCCCAATGCTGGCGCCTTGCTTCGTGCAGAAATTGCACTCCTACCAGACTATTCTATACATCCTGATCACGGGGGTGAATTAAATGATCATGATCATGTGCAAAACTCCACAGAAAACTGCGTCTCTAATGGCTCTTGTACAGATTCTACTCGTCATTTTATGTGTACACAGGACAAACCAGGCGCGGTATCCGAGGATGATCCGGCTGTCAGCGCGTGATCCCAGGCAGATCCGCGGCAACATGAAGCGCAGGACGGCACACGATCCCGTGTAGATTTGCCCCTGGCGGTCGACAGCGACAACGGCCCAGACGCGGGTCCAGGCGCGGACCCGGGCGCGCCACGCCAAGCCGACTAGGTGGGTCACGCGGGTCCAGGCCCGTCACGCCAAGCCGACCGAGCGGGCCACAACGGACTAGGTGCGGGCGTGGGCCCTAGCACGAATCCTGGCGCCTCACACCAATCCTCGCCTGCGCGATCCGAGGCGGCTGTCGAGCGCGGCGCGGGAGGGAGCGACTCCCCGGCTACCACGTCGTGTGGGGGTCCGCTGGTCGATCCGATGCGCCGCCAGGACGAGGAGCTACGCGCATCTTCCTCGGATCAGGAGCCTCACCAACCTAGATCTTCTGTGGACGACGCTGAAGCTGCTGGATCTCCTGTGCCGCAGCCAACAGTAGCCGGTTTTGTGGCTCCTTCACCCCCTCGTCGACACACCAGGTCTCGGTCAGGTATCGTCAAAGAAAAACAATATAGTGATGGTACAATAAAGTATAATCCGACTAAGCGTGCTTTCCTTGCCACTACTGGTGAACCTATCAATTTGCATGATGCACTTGCTAGCAAGAATTGGAAGGAAGCCATGGATAATGAGTATAATGCACTCATAAAAAATCAGACCTGGTATCTAGTACCACCGCAACATGGTGCTAACATAATTGATTGTAAGTGGGTATACAAGATCAAAAGGAAATCTGATGGTAGTATAGACATGTACAAGGCAAGTTTGGTTGCAAAAGGTTTTAAGCAAAGGTTTGGAATTGATTATGATGATACCTTTAGTCCTGTGGTTAAAGCAACTACCATTCGCCTTGTTTTGTCCATTGCTATTTCCAGAGGATGGAGCTTACGACAGCTACATGTTCAgaatgcgtttcttcatggtgttcttgaggaagaagtgttcatgcggcaacCACCAGGTTATGAAAGTCATAGCACACCACATTATGTATGTAAGTTGGACAAAGCATTATATGGACTTAAGCAGGCTCCAAGAGCATGGTATTCTAGGTTGAGCATGCAGTTACAACATCTTGGGTTCACACCATCCAAAGCAGATACGTCCTTGTTCTTTTATAGCAAAGGCAATATCACTGTTTttgtgcttgtttatgttgatgatataattgttgctaatTCAAGTCAAGAGGCCACAACTTCTTTGCTTAAGGATTTAAAACTtgaatttgctctcaaggatctagGTGATCTTCACTATTTTCTTGGCATAGAAGTAAAGCAAGTCAGAGATGGcatacttctctcacaagaaaaatatACAGCTGATGTTCTAAAGAGGGTGGTATTGGAGAATTGCAAACCTGTCAGCACACCAATTTCCACCTCAGAAAAACTTACAATTGATAGTGGAGAAGCTCTTGGTCCAGAAGATGCAACAAATTATAGAAGTGTTGTTGGTGCTTTGCAACATTTAACACTTACACGTCCAGATATTTCTTACTCGGTGAACAAGGTATGTTAATATTTGCATGCTCCTAGAACTACTCATTGGACAGCAGTTAAGAGAATCCTAAGGTATCTTCAGTATTCTCAAGGACTTGGACTTCAGATTGTCAAGTCCTCTTCCTTGCTTGTTACTGCATATTCTGATGCGGACTGGGCAGGGTGTGCTGATGATAGAAGATCCACTGGTGGTTTTGCTGTGTTTCTGGGATCTAAtcttgtgtcatggagtgcaagGAAGCAAGCTACTGTCTCAAGGTCAAGTACAGAGGCTGAATATAAGTTATTAGCAAATGCCACAGCTGAAGTAATGTGGATACAAACATTACTCTATGAGCTTGGAATTAAAGCTCCGAAGGCTGCACGATTAtggtgtgacaatattggtgcaacttATCTGTCAGCAAATCCTGTCTTCCATGCACGAACAAAACATATTGAGGTGGACTTTCAttttgtcagagagagagagagtagcttgAAAGCTACTTGAGATACGGTTCATTCCTACATGGGATCAACTTGCAGATGGGTTTACTAAACCCTTGACCGAGAGAAGACTGGATGAGTTCAAGTACAATCTCAACCTTAGCAAGGCttgaggtttagattgagggggagtgttagaattaTTGTATAGGTATAGGAGAGGTGTGTTTAAACTTGTATCTATCTCTTCTTCTCTTTATCCCTTGTAATGACCTCTCCTGGTCGATCTCCTCGTTCTGGTCGATCTCCTCCTCTCTCGATCTTCTCTGTAACTTGTCAACCAAGGCTTTGCCTCAATATATACAACGCGGCCCGAGATCGATCTTCTCTGTAACTTGTCAACCAAGGCTTTGCCTCAATATATACAACGCGGCCCAAgacaaagggttctacgcttcccaaaCTACTTTACAGCTCTCTCCCTATATATACACAGCATGAACGAACGAGTATGTATAGTCATGCGTGCAGGAGCTTGTATTCATCATATACTACTACTGGACTAGTATATGATATGTCCGGCTTGTTTATTCTTCTTCCGGAGCCAGAAGAAGTTAATTAAGCTGTCTGCGAAAGGTGTCGcattatcatcatcatcttcaATACCCGCCCTTTGTCTCGTAGGAGGTGTCGGGCTTCCAGCCCTCGGGGATGACGTTCTCGGCGACGGTCTTAGTGCCGCCCTCGGTGGTGTAGCGGATGGAGAAGGGGCCAATGAGCTTGTGGGGGGTGTCGATCCTCCACACGGCTCCCCACGACTCCTTGAGCTCGATCCACTTGTCCTCGCCCTTCTGCTTGATGTCCATGCCCACCACGTCGCCGTCGCCTTGGAAGAACTTGATCACCAGCGCCATGTAGTTGGGGTTGGAGGACTTCTCCACGTGGAAGTTCACCTTTGTGCTCGGCGGGTACTTGCACTTGACGCGCTGGAACTTGATCTCCACCTCatcggcgtcgcgcagcttctgctCCTCGCCCTTCTTGGCCATGGAGCCGAAGGCGTGGCCAGAGAGGTCGAAGTGGTAGGGGGCGATGGGCTCCTCGTTCTTGTCAGTGATGGTGACGGTGGTGGGCTCGCCGGAGCAGGCCTCGGGCTTGCCGGCGGGTGCACTGTTTCATTCTTGAAAGCGTCGCTTTTGGAGAATTTGGACACCGGGTGCTGCTACATGGTTTTGATCACCATAGCAggatcttttgttttcttcttcttcttcttctttttcttttttgttgtaGGGTTGTGTGCATCCGTAATGTCTGTAGAACATTTTATTGTTGCAGAGACTGGATGTAATCGGTATCTttgcgatattaatatattcccatTGGCAAAAATGGAGACCATCCAGCGACCTAATTAAGTGGTCTCCAAGTGAGCTATAGTGCTACCCTGTTGTTTAGGTGTGGCAATTCAGTTtttgagaagagaagaagaaaaataacggGCTAGCTCGAGCCCGTTGTGACCATCTTTCATGGGATTTtttaaagaaaagaaaacataatTAATGTGTGCATATCAATTTCTGTTAATAAGACATGTTTACAATCATGAGCAAGTTTAGATACATCAAACAAGAAATTATTGGTTGTCCACGCTCTTTCCCTATAGTAAATGAATGAATAAGTATACTCATGCTCTCATCGCATCATATGTGTATGATATATGTGTGGCTGGTTTATTCTTCTTCTGGAGCCAAAAggagttagttaattaattaagcaCGCTGCCGGAAGGTGTGgatcgcatcatcatcatcatcatcttcagtaCCCGCCCTTGGCCTCGTAGGAGGTGTCGGCCTTCCAGCCCTTGGGGATGACGTCCTCGACGACGGTCTTGGTGCCGCCCTCGGTGGTGTAGCGGACGGAGAAGGGGCCGATGAGCTTGTGGGGGGTGTCGATCCTCCACACGGCTCCCCACGACTCGTTGAGCTCGGTCCACTTGTCCTCGCCCTTCTGCTTGATGTCTACGCCCACCACGTCGCCGTCGCCTTGGAGGAACTTGATCACCAGGGCCAGGTAGTTTTCGTTGGAGGACTTCTCCACGTGGAAGTTGACCTTGGTGCCCGGCGGGTACTTGCACTTGACGCGCCGGAACTTGAtctccacctcgccggcgtcgcgcagcttctgctCCTCGCCCTTCTTGGCCATGGAGCCGAAGGCGTGGCCGGAGAGGTCGAAGTGGTAGGGGGCGATGGGCTCCTCGTTCTTGTCGGTGATAGTGACCATGGTGGGCTCGCCGGAGCAGGCCTCGGGCTTGGTGCACTTGAGCTCAAAGCAGGAGCCGCAGCCGCGGCCATCCTTGAAGATGGGGATGTTGCCGCAGGAGGTCATGCCGTGGAAGGGGGCCTTGTCCACCTCCTTGTACCCGCAGGCGCCGCCGTTGTCCTTGGGCCCGGCGCCCGTCGGCTTGCCGTACCACGTGGTCTTGGCGTCCAGCCACTTGTTGCCGTAGCTCGCAGGCGACGCCGTGATGTTGGGGCCAGGGGGAACCTTGGGGATGCCGTGCGCGCCGCACACCACAGCGGCCACCACCGCCGCAACCAGCAGcaccgacgaggaagaagaagccaTCTTCTCTTCTCTTGAACTGTTCCTTGTTGCCGCTGTGCCTCTTCTTGCTTGCTGCCCTGCTTTTATAGGGCAGACCAGAAGAGGGGGCAGCAAACGGGGGGAGGATGATCCGGCGATGTCGGTGGTGAGCTTGTCCGTGCATGCATCTGCGGCTCGCCGTCATCGTCGGAGGTGCATCCTCTTCCTgaccgaagccacctatgtttagAATGTCTCAACTCTAAACATTTGTGCATGCATGGTGAAGGTGCAAGTTATCAAAAGGACATGAAAATGTCAGCAAAATCACAAGCGCGAGAGGCTTGAGCGAAGCATTTGTCCTGTCACGAGTGTTGTCATACACCAACGTTTGGACATGAAAatgtagtaataataataatactatGGCGGCCGTCACGTTGCTCATTCCGTTGTTGCAACAGAAGATAGTTGAACTAGATCACAGCCGTTAGACAGGTGTTGTAGCGACGCATGATTTTCCTGTATTTTAACAAGAATTCCAAACTAATAATGCGGGAGTAATGAGTATTTTTCTTGTTAATGGGACAACGCGGGAGCAGTGTGATGGTTCTAAGAAAAGTCAGCTGCAGGACCAATCTAAtttcagttttgctagaactcatttagatgagatataatttggtctcattcaacttttatagccattggatgtgatgctataagatgtgtATGTGCTGACGTGGATTGTATCTGTTCTTGTTtttaaagtgaatgagaccaaattatatctcatctagataaGTTCTAGGTACTTCCATCTAATTTACGATGGCACATCTATTATGCACTTATTTGTCAACTAATGTTAAGTATTTTGTTGCCCCCTTGTGATTTTCTTCTGTTATAAATCGACCTATTGGCTGAGCTTGGTTACCATTTCAAGTTAAACCAATACCTACAATGCAAGCATGCAACATGGAAACATTCTCCCTCAGTCTTTCCTCATAACTGCATGTAACCAGCTGTCAACTTGACTGACAGGTTCTCGAGGTGGGAAagctgtttttttttgttttgaaaataAGGCGtactccggcctctgcatcataataatgcatgcagccatcttattaaaagtTCACAGAGTATCACAAAGTCGCCAAAGTATTACACCTCGCAAGTGGAGCacacaataaaaaataaatcaaagTTCATGCTGACAATCACAACCGGAATGGCAATAAGATGGATAAGCTcgctagactcctatcctgttatgcgaccgtcatccgaaccggttgaatatagcccgtgctaccatctcccagtggttgcacccagtaaccaaaggctccttggatttcataggagtgagtaaggaccacgtacggatccaagcgaTAGCTatgaagatgacctgcaagaaagttaaattgtgttgtctgttaaatatcaaatcattctggcaattccatatagcccacaagagcgcacatattccaatccgaataggAGCCGCCGTAGTATGTTCGACCCCAGTTAACCACATTCCAAACAACGATGCAATGTCAACTAGAGGGATAATgttgaaggctatatgaatcgttctccaaagcaatttggctagtgggcattcaagaaataaatgttgtattgtttcatcatgatcacaaaagcAACATCATGGACTACCTACCCATCGCTTCTTGATTAAGTTGTCATTTGTAAGAATTACttgtttgtggacaaaccacataaaaaatTTAATGCGCAAAGGAACCTTAATCTTCCAAATATGCAACGATCTCGAGACtgggccagaattaatcaaatccaTGTAGAAAGATTTTACCGTAAAAATCCCGTTCTTAGATAGTTTCCATTGCGTGGAGTCCGATTGGTCGGAGAGTTGGACatctatcaatctccgaaccaGGTGCATCCATGCATTCCATCGCTCACCAACTAGTGCTCGTCTGAATTGAATATTTAAGgggattgtcgtggaattgtcacgtcagatgtcctagtgaaagaacttagtcgtggagccatcgcaactaggaagcttaaaggagtTAATCGGAACAAAGgatacgaggtttatactggttcggccccttacggtgaaggtaaaagcctacgatccagttttgggtgGGATTGCTTATGACTCGATAACTAGGGAGCGGAATTGGTTGACCTAGCTCTCGATATGATGTTACttgccttgaaccgccgccgggtcatccctttatatacagaggtcgacgcccagcgctcaaagaatcccggccggctcataaacagtgtccggctcggtctcttaactattcttgccttacaatacaagtcacgtacatatggcggtttatcactacgggccttaagtcgcctctgggctttgggcccttaactgaaccgccatcttcaaccttggtcttgggcttcaagaatacttgtaggtataacccggcccctcctgggcgggtcacaccaataattatatccccaacattaggccccagattgatttggactggttcatgtcaatcttcaacactttaaGAAAAAATCTTCTGCCCTTTACTTATGAAATTTtcgtaacccaccatgacgtcatcctctggatttgtggtaacccgccatggcATCACCTGCCATAAATGCACGTTTTGTTCAATGTATCCCAAGGGATCTTTATCttgatgaccatcccgaaaatcaagGCGTCCTTGTAGTTGGATAACTTATGTTTTCGGCCACCTCGTTTTTCGCACTCTTTTAGTGgtccttccttataaatagacccgactaggtctttcttcattcttccctttcttcatcttcttcctctcgccccctaCTAttgctcgagctctgccgccgccgcagcgcacCTTCGTCTTTGTTGACTTTggccgttgcatcaacctgaatccgtccagagaacggcggcgcccCTCCGTGACAGATCTACCGCTGTAAGTTTTCCCCTTTCCGCATCTTAGATCCACGCTAGGGTTAGCGAGTTCCTCTGCACAGTTCGTAGTTCATCTCAGTTTTTCGTGTTTTCTTCTGTCGTGGCTTCTTTTGATCCAACAGTAGCATAGGGCCCAGTTCTTTTCAGGCAAGATTCTACAAAATCAGGATTCTGGAAAATTCTCCCAGAatcagcttctcccagaatctgtCGTCGAGTTCTTTTCAGAGATTGTAGTTTGAGATTCTAGAACCTATTGTGTGTTGAAATGTCTGTACTACCCATAGACAGAATTTGTTTGATGAAATGTTAATACTTTGTTGTTTCTAACCGTAACGAAAGTGAATTAAGAATGCCATAAAAAGTACTAAATATTACAATAGATTTAAAGTTTTTTCCATTACAGAAAGTCCATAACCGTGAGTGTAGGCATCGAACTTTGAGGGACGGGGCTGAGGGACGGGGCGGACTGAGGGGCGAGGAGGAGCTGAGGAGGGAAGTtggccggcgggggcggcgacggcctGGCGGGGAGGGTGGGGGAATAATCCTAGCTGCTGCCGCGAAGCTGACGGGGCGGGGCGAACTGCCAGGCAGGGAGGGTGGGGCGGACCGGGCGGGGGCGGCCTGGCCGGGGGCGGCTGGGCGGCGGGGGCAGGGGCGGCTTGAAGCTCGGCTGCTCCGCTACCCCGATGTGGTGTGGGAACTGGGAGACAAGCGAGCACCGCTCGTTTTCGGGGTCCTGGGCTGGACTACGGGGTGGCATTTTGACTGTAAATACGTGATACAATAGGGGTACATTTATACTTCAAAACGTTTTCTTTGGTGGGACTTGCCAGAATCTTGAGATTGTGGGAGAAATCAGGTATTTTGGGATTTTGGAATTGCACTAGGATTCTGGAGAATCCGGTTGAGATTTTGGAAGTTCAATCAAGTTCTTTTCGCTCAGGATTTTCGGGACCAAGATTCTCCATAATCTggccaaaagaactgggcctagATCTCATGCGGTAGCTGTTCTGCATCCATTTTAGGCACTAGCAGATCTTCTTTCTTTGTAAAGAATCCTCATTAGAACACATGAACTCCTCTGTAccatgtttttaggtctagaaatttttcttttctgaacatccatttgatccaaaataatagctgcagtttgagaaacttgtttatgcaacacttaggcaaaaatctGCACTTGTTAGATCTAtctagccatggcgactcttatcacCGGCTTTAAAGAGGCAATGCTCAATTGATAACCTTGACCACCCATGGCGGGTTAAACAGTCTTGACGGCTTATAGAGcctatggcggcttaaataatcttgacataattatccttataccattaggccccttcataagccgccatcttgaatatgcattGTAATGTTTTTTCctgtccggcttaaatttgaaccggtacTTTTTACTCCATCTTAGGCTTTCATCACAATGGCACCGAAAGCACCCACTTcctgcaactgggtcaaatccattGTCACAGACAACACTCTTGACgactttgtgaagaccggctatctaccgaagaaggaaatcatgtcttatcgtgctcctaacccggagGAGGAATTTCCTCAGCCCAAAAcgggagaggttgttgttttcacggatcacatgaaccggggtttcTCTCCACCCAGCtcaaattcttcagagatgtgttGCACTTCTTTGATTTTCACCCacaagacatcagacccaattccgtgtctaacatctgcaacttccaagtattcagtgaagtatatcttggagaagaacccaacattttactcttcagagagctattctacttgaaccgccagaatgagtgcgccagcGGCCAGAGCTTAGAACTTGGTGGTGTATCGATCCAGCGTTGTAGGGACGTAATCTTTCCTTATGCCAACccgccgagtcatcccaaagactggaatcagacatggttttattgccaagacacctctccggcttGTGAAAACCCTCTGCACGGTTTTCGTGCTCTTCGTC is a genomic window containing:
- the LOC123090359 gene encoding pollen allergen Phl p 1-like — protein: MVIKTIAPAGKPEACSGEPTTVTITDKNEEPIAPYHFDLSGHAFGSMAKKGEEQKLRDADEVEIKFQRVKCKYPPSTKVNFHVEKSSNPNYMALVIKFFQGDGDVVGMDIKQKGEDKWIELKESWGAVWRIDTPHKLIGPFSIRYTTEGGTKTVAENVIPEGWKPDTSYETKGGY
- the LOC123089632 gene encoding pollen allergen Phl p 1, translating into MASSSSSVLLVAAVVAAVVCGAHGIPKVPPGPNITASPASYGNKWLDAKTTWYGKPTGAGPKDNGGACGYKEVDKAPFHGMTSCGNIPIFKDGRGCGSCFELKCTKPEACSGEPTMVTITDKNEEPIAPYHFDLSGHAFGSMAKKGEEQKLRDAGEVEIKFRRVKCKYPPGTKVNFHVEKSSNENYLALVIKFLQGDGDVVGVDIKQKGEDKWTELNESWGAVWRIDTPHKLIGPFSVRYTTEGGTKTVVEDVIPKGWKADTSYEAKGGY